The following proteins are encoded in a genomic region of Oreochromis aureus strain Israel breed Guangdong linkage group 8, ZZ_aureus, whole genome shotgun sequence:
- the LOC116330243 gene encoding transcription factor Sox-9-A, translating to MNLLDPYLKMTEEQDKCLSDAPSPSMSEDSAGSPCPSGSGSDTENTRPSENGLLRADGSLGDFKKDEEDKFPACIREAVSQVLKGYDWTLVPMPVRVNGSTKNKPHVKRPMNAFMVWAQAARRKLADQYPHLHNAELSKTLGKLWRLLNEGEKRPFVEEAERLRVQHKKDHPDYKYQPRRRKSVKNGQSEGEDGSEQTHISPNAIFKALQQADSPASSMGEVHSPGEHSGSQGPPTPPTTPKTDVSSGKVDLKREVGLRSLPDGPGGRQLNIDFRDVDIGELSSDVISHIETFDVNEFDQYLPPNGHPGSTNAAPVSYTGSYSISSGGAPVSPQSGGAWMAKSPNQQGQQQQQHTLTTLGSSGASDGAQTQHRTQIKTEQLSPSHYSEQQGSPQHVSPYSPFNLQHYSPSSSYPAISRAQQQQYDYPDHQGGGTATASSYYSHAGAGQSSGLYSTFSYMSSPSQRPMYTPIADNTGVPSIPQNSPQHWDPAPVYTQLTRP from the exons ATGAATCTCCTCGACCCCTACCTGAAGATGACGGAGGAACAAGACAAGTGTCTCTCTGACGCCCCGAGCCCGAGCATGTCTGAGGACTCTGCGGGCTCCCCGTGCCCGTCCGGCTCGGGCTCCGACACCGAGAACACCCGGCCGTCGGAGAACGGGCTGCTCAGAGCGGACGGATCTCTGGGCGACTTCAAGAAGGACGAGGAAGACAAGTTTCCCGCTTGCATCCGCGAAGCCGTGTCCCAGGTGCTCAAGGGTTACGACTGGACCCTCGTGCCCATGCCGGTGCGCGTTAACGGATCTACCAAGAATAAGCCCCACGTTAAGAGACCAATGAACGCGTTCATGGTGTGGGCTCAGGCTGCTCGGAGGAAGCTGGCGGATCAGTACCCGCACCTTCACAACGCGGAGCTCAGCAAGACACTCGGAAAACTCTGGAG ACTTCTCAATGAAGGAGAGAAGCGGCCGTTCGTGGAGGAGGCTGAGCGTCTCCGGGTGCAGCACAAGAAGGATCACCCGGACTACAAATACCAGCCCCGAAGGAGGAAGTCTGTAAAGAACGGGCAAAGCGAGGGCGAGGACGGGAGCGAGCAGACGCACATTTCCCCAAACGCCATCTTCAAAGCTCTCCAGCAGGCGGACTCCCCTGCATCCAGCATGGGAGAGGTGCATTCTCCTGGAGAGCACTCAG GCTCCCAGGGTCCCCCTACCCCTCCCACTACCCCAAAGACTGATGTCAGCTCAGGCAAGGTCGACCTAAAACGTGAAGTAGGCCTCCGCTCCCTGCCTGATGGTCCCGGTGGGCGACAGCTCAACATCGACTTCCGCGACGTGGACATCGGCGAGCTGAGCAGTGATGTCATCTCCCATATTGAGACCTTCGATGTCAATGAGTTCGACCAGTATCTCCCTCCCAACGGCCACCCGGGCTCCACCAACGCAGCGCCAGTAAGTTACACTGGCAGCTACAGCATCAGCAGCGGCGGCGCTCCAGTCAGCCCCCAGTCAGGAGGCGCCTGGATGGCTAAAAGCCCGAACCAGCAgggacaacagcagcagcagcacacccTGACCACCCTGGGGAGCAGCGGGGCTTCAGACGGCGCTCAGACCCAGCATAGGACCCAGATCAAGACGGAGCAGCTGAGCCCGAGCCACTACAGCGAGCAGCAGGGCTCCCCGCAGCACGTCAGCCCCTACAGCCCCTTCAACCTGCAGCACTACAGCCCCTCCTCTTCCTACCCGGCCATCTCCAgggcacagcagcagcagtacgACTACCCCGACCACCAGGGGGGAGGCACTGCAACTGCCTCCTCCTACTACAGCCACGCGGGGGCGGGGCAGAGCTCGGGGCTGTACTCAACTTTCAGCTACATGAGCAGCCCAAGCCAGAGGCCCATGTACACGCCCATAGCCGACAACACAGGGGTGCCCTCCATCCCGCAGAACAGCCCGCAGCACTGGGATCCAGCGCCGGTTTACACCCAGCTCACCAGACCCTGA